The sequence CCTGCCCGGGTGCGCCCCACGCCTCCAGCCAGCCGCCGTGCAGCCGGGCGTCCTCCAGGCTGATCGAGAGGCCGAGCCCCGTGCCGCCGGTCTGCCGCGCGCGGGACGGGTCGGCCCGCCAGAACCGGTTGAACACCAGCTTCTCCTCGCCCGGCTTGAGCCCCACCCCGTGGTCCCGCACGGTGATCGCCACCGCGCTCTGATCCATCCCCAGGGTGATCCGCACCGGCTTGCCCTCGCCGTGCTCGACCGCGTTGCCGACCAGGTTGCGCAGCACCCGCTCGACCCGGCGCGGGTCCACCTCGGCGATGACCGGCTGGTCCGGCACGTCCAGCTCGATGGTCACCCCCACCCGCTCGGCCAGCCCGGCCAGCCGCTCGGTCACCCGGTGCACCACCGGCACCAGGTCGGTCGGCTCGGCGTCCAGCATCGCGAAGCCGGCGTCGAAGCGGCTGATCTCCAGCAGGTCGGTGAGCAGTTCCTCGAACCGGTCCAGCTCGGTCTGGAGCAGCTCGGCGCTGCGGGCCACCGCCGGGTCGAACTCGTCCCGCTCGGCGAAGATCAGGTCAGCGGCCATCCGGACGGTGGTCAACGGCGTACGCAGCTCGTGCGAGACGTCCGAGGTGAAGCGGCGCTGCAACCGGGACATCTCCTCCAGCCGGAGGATCTGCCGTTGCAGGTTGGTCGCCATCTGGTTGAACGAGGCGGCCAGCAGGGCCAGGTCGTCCTCGCCGTTGACCACCATGCGCTGGTCGAGCAGCCCGGCGGAGAGGCGTTGGGCGGTGCGGGCGGCCACCCGTACCGGGGTCACCACCAGCCGGGTGACCAGGGCGGCGAGCAGGCCGAGCAGGAGCACCAGGGCGGCGCCGGTGGCGACCACGGTGGCCCGGGCGTCGGCGGCGGTGGCGTCCTGCCGGGCCAGCGGCACGAGGTAGTAGAGCTCCAGCTGCCCGAACCGGGTCGGCACCGGCGAGCCGTACGCCAGGTACTTGGTGCGCCGGTCCCCCAGGACCCCGGTGCGGATCTGGTGGGCGCGCTCGCCGGCGGCGACCTTGGCCCGCAGCTCCGGGCCGATCAGCGGCGCCACGTCGACCGCCGGGGAGGTGCGCGGCTTGATGTACTCGGTGAAGTTGTCCGCGGTTATCGCCACCACCACACCGTTGAGCTGCGCGGGGTCGCCACCGGCCAGGTAGTTGACCGTGCCGTCGATGGTGTCCTGGAGCTGGGCCTCCCGCGGCTGGCTGTAGAGGTTGAACTGCTTCGAGGCGTACTCGCTGCCGTTCCGCAGCCGGAGCCGGACGTCGCTCTCGGCATTCTCCAGCAGGATGCCGGTGATCTTGTCGGCGATCAGATACGCGAAACCGCCGACCAGCAGGCTGGACGCCACCAGCGTGATGGTCACCACCCGGAGCTGGAGCGACCGCCGCCACGCGCCGTGCACGCCGGAGGTCAGCCGGGACGCCGCGGCGGCAAGGGCGCGCCACAGCGCCCGCGCCACCCGCAGCCAGCGGGCGGCGACGGTCGGCGGGGTGGGGGGCGAGGTGGTCACCACAGTGCTGACCAGGCTATCCGGTGCCTGCCTTGTAGCCCACGCCGCGCACGGTGAGGATGATTTCGGGTCGCTCCGGATCCGGCTCGATCTTGGCGCGCAGCCGCTGGACGTGCACGTTGACCAGGCGGGTGTCGGCGGCGTGCCGGTAGCCCCAGACCTGCTCCAGCAGCACCTCGCGGGTGAAGACCTGACGCGGCTTGCGGGCGAGCGCGACCAGCAGGTCGAACTCCAGCGGGGTCAGCTTCACCTCCTCGCCGTTCCGGCTGACCGTGTGGGCCGGCACGTCGATCGAGATCTGGTTGCCGGGCGGGCCGATGGTGAGCAGCTCCGGAGCGACGTCCTCGCCCCGGCGCAGCCGGGCCCGCATCCGGGCCACCAGCTCCTTGGGCTTGAACGGCTTCACCACGTAGTCGTCGGCCCCGGACTCCAGCCCGAGCACCACGTCCACCGTGTCGCTCTTCGCGGTCAGCATGACGATCGGCACGCCGGACTCGGCCCGGATCGCCCGGGCCACGTCGATGCCACTCATACCGGGCAGCATCAGGTCGAGCAGGACGATGTCCGGCCGGCTCTCACGGAACGCGGACAGCGCCCGCTCCCCGTCCGCGACGAAGGAGGGCACGAAGCCCTCGCTGCGCAGGACGATGCCGAGCATCTCGGCGAGCGCTGGGTCGTCGTCGACCACCAGTACCCGGGCTCTCATGGGGTTTATCGTTCCATCCCCGTTCGTTTCGAAGGGTTCGGCGTCTTCCCGGCACGGTACCTGCGGCCGGTGGCCCCGCACCACCGCCGACCGCACGGACCTGCCGCGTGGCGTGCCGCGGCGTACGGTTCCACCGGAGCGGGACCGGCCGTGCAACCATGATCCCTCGGGCGCGGCGCCGCCCGCCACCACCGCCTGCCCGCCAGGAGTACGCGTGCCCGACGTCGGCCCGACCGCAGTGCTCCCGCGCCGTCCGCTGACGGTCGGTGAGCTGCTGGACTCCGCGGTCCTGCTGCTGCGCGGCCAGGCCCGGCTGCTGGTGCCGCTCGGCCTCCTGCTGGCCGTCGGCGAGCAGCTGCTGCTGCACCCGCTGCGGCTGCTGGCCGACGCCCGGGCGCCCGAGTGGTGGCTCGAGCCCGACCGGCTCGGCTGGTACTGGCTGCTGCTGGCGGTCGGCGCCGGGACCGAGGCGCTGATCATCGCCCTGCTCGGCAACCCGGCCGCCCGGGGCGCCGGGGCGGCGCTGCTCGGCCGCCGGGCCGGGCCGGGCGAGCTGCTGCGCCCCGCCGGGGCCCGGTGGGGCGCGACCCTGCTGGCCGCGGCGGCGGTCGGGCTCACCGTCTGCCTCGCCGGGCTGGCCGGGCCGGCCTGGTTCGTCGCGTACGGGCTGCTCGGCGCCCTCGTCCCGGCGCTGGTCGTGGACCGGGTCCCGGCGTGGCGGGCACCAGGGCGCGCGCTCACGCTCGCGGTGCGCGCCGGTGGGCGGGCCGTCGGCCTCCGGCTGCTCGGCTACCTGGGCTGGTGGCTGATCCGCCTCGGCATCGGGATCGGCGCGTACCACGGTCTCGGGCTGCTCGGCCTGTTCGACCTCTCCGCCTGGTCGCTGCCCGTCGCCACGGCCACCTGGGCCGGCGTGAACGCGCTCGCGTACCCGGCGCTGGCCTGCCTGGACGCGGTGCTGCACCTGGAGACCCGGATGCGCACCGAGGGGCTGGACATCCGCCTCTCCCGCGCCCCGGCCGAGGTGCCGGAGCCCGTCCTGCTGGCGGTCCCCCGGTGAGCCGCTGGTGGACCGAGGCGGTCGCCGCGCTCGGGGACGTCGTACCGCTGCCGCTGGCCGCCCTGCTCCTGCTGCTCGGCGCGCTGCTGGCCGCCCTGGCCTGGTACTTCTTCCCGGCCTGGGTGCCGCGCCGGCTCCCCAGACCGCGCCTGCCCCGCCCGCGTCGCCGCCAGCTGCCCCGATTCCGGCTGCCCCGGCTCCGGCTGCGGAAGCTGCGGCTGCCCCGGTTGCGCTGGCCCCGCCTCCTCCGACGCCGGCCGAAGGCCCGGTCGGCGGGCGAGGCCCCGCCGGTGCCCGCGCCCCGCGTACCCGAGCCGGTGGCCGCCGCACCCGCCGGCCTCGCCGACCGGCTCGCCGCCGAGGGCCGGTACGCCGAGGCGGTCCGGGAGCGGCTCCGCGACATGGTCCGTGAGCTGGTCGACCGGCGGGTGGTCGAGGTACGCCCCGGGATGACGGTCACCGAGCTGACCACGGCGGCGGGCCACGTCCGGCCCCGGGTGCACCCCGCCCTGCACGCCGCCGCGATGATCTTCTCCGACCTCTGGTACGCCCAACGACCGGCCACCCGCGAGCACGACCACCGGATGCGGGCCCTCGCCAGCGAGCTGCACCACGAGCTGACCGGGGACGGTGAACGCCCGTGACCGCCACCCTCGACCCGCCTCGCCCGGTCGCTCCACCGCGCGGCCGGCACCGCCGGCACCGGGTGCTGATCCCGTTCGGGCTGGCCGTGCTGCTGATCGTGGCCACCCTGGTCCTGCACGCCGTCGACCAGCCCGACGGCGCCGAGCCGGGCTTCCTCTCCCCGGTCGCCACGCACGGCGACGGCGGCAGCCGGCTGGCCGAGGCGCTCCGCGCGCAGGGCGTGACCGTGCGCCGCGAGACCGACACCCTGCGGGCGCTGCAGGCCACCACGCCCGGCCCGGCCACCCTCTTCGTACCGGCCCCGGAGCTGGTGCACCCGGACACCGTCACCGCCCTGACCAGCCTGCCGCCCGGCAGCCGGCTGGTGCTGGTCGACCCGCCCCGGCGGATGCTGGAGCGGCTGGGCCTGCCGCTGGCGCCGGCCGAGCGCCGCTGGGCCACCCGGGTGACCTCCCCGGAGGCCGACGGCCGCCCCTGCCAGCTGACCGAGGCCGACCGCGCCGGCCTCGCCGCCGCCGACCGGCAGCGCTACGCGACACAGCACAGCTCGACCGACCGCTGCTACTCCGGCGGGCTGGTCCGGGTGCGCTGGCGCACCGAGGTGGTGGTGATCGGCAGCAGCGACCCGTTCCGCGACGACCGGATCGACGAGTGGGGCAACCGGGCCCTCGCCACCGGCCTGCTCGGCGGCGACCGCCCGCTGGTCTGGCTCGACCTCCCCGGCCCGGCCCCCGCGCCGAGCTGGTCACGCGACCCCGACGGCGACGGCCGGCCACCTCGGCCGTCCCCGCGCCCGGACGACCGGGCGGCCGCGCCGCCACCGGAGGACAACCCGCTCTGGGACGCCTTCCCGGCCTGGTTCTGGGCGCTGCTGGTCCAGCTGGCGCTGGCCGGGCTGTTCGCGGTGCTCTGGCGCGCCCGCCGGCTCGGCCCACCCGTGCCCGAGCCGCTACCGGTGACGGTCCGCTCCGCCGAGACGGTGCTCGGCCGGGCCCGGCTCTACCGGCGCGCCGAGGCCCGGGGCCCGGCCGCCGAGACCCTGCGGGCCGCCGCGCTGGAGCGGCTGCGGTACCGGCTCAACCTGCCGCCGGACACGCCACCCGCCGAGGTGGCCGCCCGGGTCGCCGGCTTCGTCGGAGCCGACCCCGAGCGGGTGGCGGAGCTGCTGCACGGCGCCGAGCCGACCACCGACCAGGAACTGCTGGCGCTGGCCCGCGACCTGGACGCCCTGACCCGTACCGTCACCCACCCGACCGAAGGAGACCACCGGTGACCGGACCCGTCATCGCACCGGCCGTCACGCAGCCCGACGCCCGCGCCGCCCTGTACCGGCTGCGGGCCGAGGTGGCCAAGGCTGTCGTCGGGCAGGACGCCGTGGTCACCGGCCTGGTGATCGCGCTGCTCTGCCGGGGGCACGTGCTGCTGGAGGGCGTACCGGGGGTGGCCAAGACCCTGCTGATCCGCACCGTGGCCACCGCCCTCGACCTGGCGTCCAAGCGGGTCCAGTTCACCCCCGACCTGATGCCCGGCGACGTCACCGGGTCGCTGATCTTCGACCCACGCACCGCCGCGTTCACCTTCCGGGAGGGGCCGGTCTTCACCAACCTGCTCCTCGCCGACGAGATCAACCGGACGCCCCCGAAGACCCAGTCGGCGCTGCTGGAGGTGATGGAGGAGCGGCAGGTCTCCGTCGAGGGCGAGCGCCGCCCGCTGCCCGAGCCGTTCATCGTCGCCGCCACCCAGAACCCCATCGAGTACGAGGGCACCTACCCGCTGCCCGAGGCGCAGCTCGACCGGTTCCTGCTCAAGCTGACCGTGCCGCTGCCCAGCCGGGACGAGGAGCTGGGCGTGCTCCGCGCCCACCACGCCGGCTTCGACCCGCGCGACCTGCACGCCGCCGGCGTACGCCCGGTGGCCACCGCCGCCGACCTGGCCGCCGCCCGGGAGGCGGTCCACCGGGTGCACGTGGCCGAGCCGCTCCTCGGCTACCTCGTGGACCTGTGCCGCGCCACCCGGGCCACCCCGGCGCTGGAGCTGGGCGCCTCGCCCCGGGGCGCCACCGCGCTGCTCAGCACCGCCAAGGCGTGGTCCTGGCTGGCCGGCCGCGATCACGTCACCCCCGACGACGTGAAGGCGGTGGCCCGGCCCACCCTGCGGCACCGGCTCCGGCTGCGCCCCGAGGTCGAACTCGAGGGCATGACCGTCGACGCGGTGCTGGACGCGGTGCTGGCCACCGTGCCGACCCCGCGATGACCTGGCGGGCGGCGCTGCTGCTCGGCGCGGGCGCGGCGACCCTGCCGGCCTGGCCGGCGCCGTTCCTCGGGGTGGCCGTGATGACCGGTGCGGTGCTGCTGCTCGTCGCCCTCGACTGGGCCCTCGCGGCGCCACTGCACGCGCTCACCGCCACCCGCACCGGTGACCGGGCGGTCCGGCTGGGCGGCACCGCCACCGTCACCCTGCACCTGGCCAACGCCTCCGGCCGCCCGCTGCGCGCCCAGGTACGCGACGCCTGGGTGCCCTCGGCGGGCGCCCGGCCGGACGTACCGCCGGAACGGCTGGTGACGGTCGAGCCGGGCGGGACGGCCAACCTGCCGGTCCGCCTCACCCCGGCCCGCCGCGGCGACCGACCCGCGGCGGCGCTCACCGTACGTTCCTTCGGGCCGCTGCGGCTGGCGTTCCGGCAGCGCACCGGTCGCCCGGCCGCACCACCGTGGACCTTGCGCGTGCTGCCCCGCTTCGACTCCCGGCGGCACCTGCCCGAGAAGCTGGCGAAGCTGCGGGTCATCGACGGCGTCCAGGTGACCCGGGGGCGCGGCCAGGGCACCGAGTTCGACACCCTGCGCGAGTACGTGGTCGGCGACGACGTCCGCTCGATCGACTGGCGGGCCAGCGCGCGCCGCTCGGACGTGCTGGTGCGTACCTGGCGGCCGGAGCGGGACCGGCGCCTGGTCTGCGTGCTGGACACCGGCCGCACCTCGGCGGTACGCGTCGGCGACGAACCCGGGCTGGACACCGCGATCGACGCGGCGCTGCTGCTCACCGCGCTGGCCTCCCGGGCCGGTGACCGGGTCGACCTGCTCGCCGCCGACAGCACGGTCCGGGCCGCGGTGACCGGCAGCGGCCGGCCCGCGCTGCTCCCCCGGCTGGTGGACGCGCTCGCCCCGCTCCAGCCCGCGCTGCTGGAGACCGACTTCGAGCTGATCGCCGGCGAGGTGCTGCGCCGGGAACGGCGACGCAGCCTGGTGGTGCTCTTCACCGCCCTGGAGGCGGGACCGCTCGGCGAGGGGCTGCTACCGGTGCTGCCCCGGCTGGCTTCCCGGCACCGGGTGGTGATCGCGGCGACCCACGACCCGGTGCTCACCGGGCTCACCACCACCCCGCCGACCGGCCCGGACGACGCGTACGCCGCTGCGGCGGCCTGGCGGGCACTCGCCGAACGGGACCGGGTCCGGGTCGCGCTGTCCCGGTACGGCGTGACGGTGGTGGACGCCCCCGCCGACCGCCTCGCCCCGGCGGTCGCCGACACCTACCTCCGCCTCAAGTCCCTCGGCCAACTCTGACCGCTCGGCCGAGGCGGCGGCGTGGCGGCCGAGCAGCAGGGCGTACGCCAGGAAGGCCAGCCAGACCGTGGCGCCGATGGCGACGCGGACGGCGACCGGCAGGGGCGCCGGGGTCACGAACGCCTCCAGCAGCGCGGAGACCCCGAAGAGCCCGACCAGGCCGGCGGCGACCACGATCGCCGAGCGGCCCGCCTCGGCGACCGCCCGGCCGCGGCTGAGGTGGGCCGGCGGCGCGATCCACGCCCACCCGGTACGCAGCCCGACCCCGGCCGCCACGAAGATCCCGGTCAGCTCGAGCAGCCCGTGCGGGGTGATCAGGCCGAAGAAGACGTCGGCCCGGCCGTACGAGATCATCACGCCGCCGACCACGCCGACGTTCAGCGCGTTCTGCCACAGCAACCAGAACACCGGCACCACCAGCACCCCTGCGGCGAGGCACTGCGCGGCGAGCCAGGCGTTGTGCGTCCAGAGGTGGAACGCGAAGGTCGGCGCGGAGAACTCGGTGTAGTAGCCGGCGAAGCCCGATTCGACCAGCTCGGCCGCGGCCTCCTCGCCCACGAACACGGCGGCGGTGTCCGGGTCGCTCGCGACGAACCACATGAGCAGGAAGCTGAGCGCGCTGAACCCGGTGGCCACCGCGCACCACCAGGGCCACGCGCGGTAGAGGGCGGCCGGCAGGTCGGCGCGGAGGAAGCGGCCCACCGCTGCCCAGGACGGCCGTGGCCGGCCGGTGATCCGGGCCCGGGCCGCGAGCACCAACTGGGACAGGCGGGTCACCAGGATCGGGTCGGGTGAGCGGCTGCGCAGCGCGGAGAGATGTGTGGCGGCCCGCTGGTAGAGCGCCACCAGCTCGTCGACCTCGGGCGCGTCGAGCCGGCGCTGGCGGGTCAGCTCCTCCAGCCGCCGCCACTCGGCGCCGTGCGCCGCCACGTACGCGTCGAGATCCACTCTGCCTCCCCCGTCCGGCGCACATAGTGTTCACTGTGGGGGTGCCCGCGCAAGCTCCCCCACCGGTGACATGGGCCGACGCCGGCCTGGTCAGCGGCGAGGCGGTGGAGCTGGACGTCCGGGCGGCCCGGTTGGGGTCCCGCGTGCTCGCCCTGCTGATCGACCTGGTGGCCCAGCTGATGGCGGCGCTGCTGCTCGGGGTGGTCCTGATGGTGGTGCTGCTCAGCCTGCCGGGCGACATCGTGGACGGTGCGCTGTTCGGCGCGTCGCAGACCGTGCTGCTGATCCTGGTGCTGGTCGGTTACCCGGTGCTGATGGAGCGGTTCGCCGGCGGCCGCACGCTCGGCAAGCTGGCCGTGGGGCTGCGGGTGGTCCGCGCCGACGGCGGCCCGGTCGGGGTCGGCCAGTCGCTCACCCGAGCCCTGGTGGGCGTCGCGGTGGAGTGGCCGGGCCTGGTCCTGCCCCTGCTGAGCTGGGTGGCGAGCGTGACGGTGATGCTGAGCGACCCGCGCGGGCGGCGGCTGGGCGACCTCGTGGCGGGCACCCTGGTGGTGCACACCCGCGGCGCGGGGATCTGGCGGCCGGCCCCGCCGGTCGTACCGCCGCTGCTCGGCTGGGCGGGGACGCTCGACCTGACCTGGCTGGACGACGGGCTGGCGCTGGCTGTCCGGCAGTACCTCGGCCGGATGCACCAGCTCGCCGAGCCGGACCGGACCCGGCTGGGGCGGGAGTTGTGGGCCGAGGTCTCGGCCGTCACCTCGCCGCCTCCACCGTGGGCGGCACCCGCACCGGCGTACCTGGCCGCCGTGCTGGCCGAGCGGGGCCGGCGGGCGGCGTACCGGTTGGGCCGTACCCGGTTGGTCACCGCGACGCTCTGGCCGGAACTGACCCCACCCCCGCTCGCCATCCCGGCACCGCTCGTCGTCCCAGCACCGCCGCCCGCCATGCCGGCACCGCCCGCGGCCACGCTGCGGCCCGCCGCGCCGGCACCGCCCGCGCTGTGGCCCGCCGCGCCGGTACCGAGCACGCGGCAGCCCGCCGCGCCCGCCCGCGCCGATGCTCCTGATCGGTGACAGGTGAGCTGCTCGACACGCCGTCGGGCGGACAGCTGAGGCGTCACCGATCGGGGCGCCAGCGGCCGGGCCACGCCGGACGCGAGCCACGCCGGACGCGAGCCACGCCGGACGCGAGCCACGCTGGACCCGGGGCCGTGCCGGGCACGGGCGAGCTGGTCAGGAGAAGAGGTCGCGGCCCCACCAGTCGGCGGCGTCGCGGACGCCGGGTGGGCAGGCGAACAGCCCGCTGGAAACGTGCCGCAGGTACTCGTTCATGGCGTCGTTACGGGCGAGCCGGGTCTGGATCGGCACGAACTGCTTGCGCGGGTCCCGCTGGTAGGCGATGAAGAAGAGCCCGGCGTCGAGCCGGCCCAGCCCGTCCGAGCCGTCGACGAAGTTGTAGCCGCGGCGCAGCAGGTGGGCACCGCCGTTCTGGCTCGGGTGGGCGAGCCGCACGTGCGCGGTCTCGGCGATGACCGGCTGCCCGCCGTCGCCCTTGGCGGCGAAGTCCGGCTCGTCGAACTCGTCGCGCTTGCCGAGCGGCGCGCCGCTGCCCTTGGTCCGGCCGACGATCTGCTCCTGCTCCGCGAGGGAGCTGCGGTCCCAGGTCTCGATCTGCATCCGGATCTTGCGGGTGACCAGGTACGACCCGCCGGTCATCCAGTCGGGCCCGTCGCCCGCCTGGGCCCAGAGCTGCTCGCGGAGCAGGTTGGCGTCCTCGGCCTTGAGGTTGGCGGTGCCGTCCTTGAAGCCGAACAGGTTGCGCGGGGTGGCCTGGTCCCGCGACGTCGACGACGTACGCCCGAAGCCGAGCTGCGACCAGCGGACGCTGACCACACCCATGCCGATCCGGGCCAGGTTACGGATGGCGTGCACCGCCACCTGCGGGTCGTTGGCGCAGGCCTGGACGCAGATGTCGCCGCCGGAGAGCTCCGGCTTGAGCGCGTCCCCGGCGAAGTGCGGCAGGTCGGCGAGGGCGGCGGGCCGCCGGTCGGCGATGCCGAACCGGTCCCTGCCCTGCGCGTCCCGGAACAGCGTCGGGCCGAAGCCGATGGTGAGGGTGAGCTGCGACGGGGGCAGCCCGAGCGCCTCGCCGGTGTCGTCCGGCGGGGCCTCCGGCATGCCGCCGACGGCGCCGATCAGCCCGGCGTCCTTGCCGGCGGTCATCCGGGCCGCGGCTGCGGTCCACTCCTGCAGCAGCGCGACCAGCTTCGCCCGGTCCCGGGTGATGACGTCGAACGCGACGAAGTGCAGGCGGTCCTGGGCCGGGGTGGTGATGCCGGCCTGGTGCTCGCCGTGGAACGGCACCGCCCCGGCGGCCGTGTCGGTGGCGCCCGCGTGGGTGCCGCCGCCGAGCAGAGCGCCCGCGCCGCCGGCGACCCCGGCCACACCGGCGGCGCCGACCCCGGCCAGGGTGATGGCCCGCCGCCGGGACAGGGTGGCCCGGCGCGGCACCTCGGCGGGTACGGCCTGGGGCTCGCTCATCGCGTCACCTTCGGAACCGGTCGTCACCGGGCGACGACCGCGGCCACCTTGCTGACCGGTTCGGCCAGCGCGTTGATGCTGTCGGACAGCTCCTTCAGCTCGTCCTTGCTGAGCTGGGTGTGCAGCTTCCAGCCGTCACCGGCCCGGTGCTTGCCGAGGGTGGCCTCGACGGTGGCGAACTCGGTGTCGAGCTGCTTCACCAGTTCGGGCGAGCGCTGCTCCAGGGCCGGGCGCAGCGCGGCGATGGCCGCCTTGGAGCCTTCCAGGTTGGCGTTGAAGTCCCAGAGGTCGGTGTGCGAGTAGCGCTCCTCCTCACCGGTGATCTTGCCGCTGGCGACCTCGTCGAGGAGGGCCTTGGCGCCGTTGGCGAGCTGGAGTGGGGTGAGCTTCTCGGCGTTCGCGCGGGCCACGATCGCCTGCACGTCGATGAGGAGCTGGTCGGCGATCGGGCCGTCCTTGCTGATGTCGCCGGTGGTCCACAGGTCCTTCTCGATCCGGTGGAAGCCGGTGAACTCCATGCCCTCCTCGACGACCTCCTCGCGGCCGTCGATCTTGGGGTCCAGGTCGCCGAAGCTCTCCGCGACCGGCTCGATCCGCTCCCAGTAGGTGCGGGCCACCGGGTACAGGGCCTTGGCCTTGGCCACGTCGTTGGCCTTGACCGCGGCCACGAACTCCTCGGTCTTCGTCAGCAGCGCGGCGGTCTGGCTCTGCACGTACCGCTGATAGCTGACGGTGGCCTGGCTCAGCGCGGCGTCGGGCGCCACGCTCGCCGCGGTGCCGGTGACCTTCAGCGCGCCCCGGATGCCCCGGCCGCTCATCCCCGGCTTGCAGGCCGTCTCGTACGTCCCGGCGGGCAGTTCGACCCGCAGCTCACGGCTCAGCCCGGGGGCGATGTTCTCCACCTCGCCCATCACCCGGTCACCCGCGGCGTAGACGTAGAACTCGTTGACCTTGGAGCCGGAGTTGGTGATCGTGAAGGTCACCTGGCCGGCCTCGATCTCGGTCGCGCCGACCTCGCAGGCGCTGTCGGTGGCCTTGACCGCGATCGGCCCGCCACCCTTCGCGTCCTTCTTGTCGCCGCCGCCTCCGCAGCCGGCCAGGCCGGCGACGGCGAGCAGCCCGGCGGTGGCGGGCACGAGGAATCGAACGGTACGCATCGGTGCGGTGTCTCCTCGGGAAACGGGCGGTCAGGCAGGCTGCACGGGACTGGCGGAGGCTTCGGTGGCGGGCTTCGCCGCCGCAGCCGGCTCGGCCGCCTCGGCCGGCTTGGCCGCTGGCATGGCCGGCTTGGCGGTGGGCTTGCCCGGCTTGCGCAGGAAGAGCACCATCACCGGCACCGCGTACGCCACCCAGGCGACCATCTCGAGCACGCTCGGCGTGGGCGTGATGTTGAACATGCCGCTCAACAGGGCCGCGTACCAGGTGCTCGGGTCGAGCACCGAGGAGATGTCGAAGGCGTGGGTGTTCAGGCCGGGCACCACGTCGGCCTCCTGGAAGTCGTGCACGCCGTACTTGAAGATGCCGGCGGCCACCAGGATGAGCAGCGCGCCCGTCCAGGTGAAGAACTTGCTCAGGTTGAGCTTGAGGGCGCTGCGGTAGAGCAGGAAGCCGATCACCACGGCGGTGACGATGCCACCGATCAGCGCGAACAGCGCGCCGCGGCCCGCGCCGCCGGCCGCGCTCTGCGCGGCGGAGTAGAAGATCAGCGCGGTCTCCAGCCCCTCCCGGATGACCGCGAGGAACGCCATGCCGGTCACCGCGAACGCGCCGACGGCCAGCGCCTCGCTGAGCTTGCCCCGCAGCTCACCGGCGATGCTCCGGGCGGCCTTACGCATCCAGAAGATCATCCAGGTGACGAAGACCACGGCGGCGATCGAGGTGACCGCGTCGAAGAGCTCGCGCTCCTTCGAGGTGTTGAGCAGCGTGGCCGAGGTGTACTCGATCAGCCAGCCGAAGAACACCGACAGGGCCACGGCCAAGCCGACCCCGAGCCACACGTGCGGCAGCCGGTTGCGGCGGTCAGACTTGACCAGGAACGCGACCAGGATGCTGACCACCAGGGTTGCTTCCAGGCCCTCCCGCAGGCCGATCAGGTACGTGGCGAACATCGGTACTCCGTGATTGGTTAGGCACGCCTCAGTTAAGTTAGGGCAGCCATACCTTCCTCCTGATCCGGCATGACGTCAAGTCGTTCGCGGCAACGTCACCCGGCCCAG comes from Micromonospora viridifaciens and encodes:
- the efeB gene encoding iron uptake transporter deferrochelatase/peroxidase subunit yields the protein MSEPQAVPAEVPRRATLSRRRAITLAGVGAAGVAGVAGGAGALLGGGTHAGATDTAAGAVPFHGEHQAGITTPAQDRLHFVAFDVITRDRAKLVALLQEWTAAAARMTAGKDAGLIGAVGGMPEAPPDDTGEALGLPPSQLTLTIGFGPTLFRDAQGRDRFGIADRRPAALADLPHFAGDALKPELSGGDICVQACANDPQVAVHAIRNLARIGMGVVSVRWSQLGFGRTSSTSRDQATPRNLFGFKDGTANLKAEDANLLREQLWAQAGDGPDWMTGGSYLVTRKIRMQIETWDRSSLAEQEQIVGRTKGSGAPLGKRDEFDEPDFAAKGDGGQPVIAETAHVRLAHPSQNGGAHLLRRGYNFVDGSDGLGRLDAGLFFIAYQRDPRKQFVPIQTRLARNDAMNEYLRHVSSGLFACPPGVRDAADWWGRDLFS
- the efeO gene encoding iron uptake system protein EfeO, encoding MRTVRFLVPATAGLLAVAGLAGCGGGGDKKDAKGGGPIAVKATDSACEVGATEIEAGQVTFTITNSGSKVNEFYVYAAGDRVMGEVENIAPGLSRELRVELPAGTYETACKPGMSGRGIRGALKVTGTAASVAPDAALSQATVSYQRYVQSQTAALLTKTEEFVAAVKANDVAKAKALYPVARTYWERIEPVAESFGDLDPKIDGREEVVEEGMEFTGFHRIEKDLWTTGDISKDGPIADQLLIDVQAIVARANAEKLTPLQLANGAKALLDEVASGKITGEEERYSHTDLWDFNANLEGSKAAIAALRPALEQRSPELVKQLDTEFATVEATLGKHRAGDGWKLHTQLSKDELKELSDSINALAEPVSKVAAVVAR
- the efeU gene encoding iron uptake transporter permease EfeU; this encodes MFATYLIGLREGLEATLVVSILVAFLVKSDRRNRLPHVWLGVGLAVALSVFFGWLIEYTSATLLNTSKERELFDAVTSIAAVVFVTWMIFWMRKAARSIAGELRGKLSEALAVGAFAVTGMAFLAVIREGLETALIFYSAAQSAAGGAGRGALFALIGGIVTAVVIGFLLYRSALKLNLSKFFTWTGALLILVAAGIFKYGVHDFQEADVVPGLNTHAFDISSVLDPSTWYAALLSGMFNITPTPSVLEMVAWVAYAVPVMVLFLRKPGKPTAKPAMPAAKPAEAAEPAAAAKPATEASASPVQPA